The following are encoded together in the Ralstonia insidiosa genome:
- the lolB gene encoding lipoprotein insertase outer membrane protein LolB: protein MTLQFSRALGALVLGASCALFAGCASVRPANDLFAGAQDNDTTITRYQGRFSARYTQGNAEQSAVGSFLWRERGTDVQLELMSPLGQTLAVVSQNNQGATLELPNQPPRHAPEVDTLMQDALGFSLPVSGLRDWLRARPAPGTPARVARDAQSRPETIEQNGWTVHYVAWTDDTSADARIRRLDLDRPQGTNGPLTVRLVLDQ from the coding sequence ATGACGCTGCAGTTTTCCCGCGCGCTCGGCGCTTTGGTGCTGGGCGCGAGTTGCGCGCTGTTCGCCGGCTGCGCAAGCGTGCGCCCGGCCAACGACCTGTTCGCCGGCGCGCAAGACAACGACACGACAATCACGCGCTATCAGGGCCGGTTCTCGGCGCGCTACACGCAAGGCAACGCCGAACAAAGTGCGGTGGGCAGCTTCCTGTGGCGCGAGCGCGGCACCGATGTGCAGCTTGAGCTGATGTCGCCGCTGGGCCAGACGCTGGCGGTGGTCAGCCAGAACAATCAGGGCGCCACGCTTGAGTTGCCCAACCAGCCGCCGCGCCACGCACCTGAAGTCGACACGCTGATGCAGGATGCGCTCGGCTTCTCGCTGCCGGTGTCCGGCCTGCGGGACTGGCTGCGCGCCCGCCCTGCCCCCGGCACGCCGGCGCGCGTGGCACGCGACGCGCAATCGCGGCCCGAAACCATCGAACAGAACGGCTGGACCGTGCACTACGTCGCCTGGACGGACGACACCTCCGCCGACGCGCGCATCCGCCGGCTCGATCTCGACCGCCCGCAGGGCACCAACGGACCGCTCACGGTGCGGCTCGTGCTAGACCAGTAA
- a CDS encoding tetratricopeptide repeat protein, with protein MPHAFSRSPAMQRPRRFPRSRAILLASLIAGGLASLPAWAAHPTTAAPLIAQAAQEGGTGNRPTITLERSRPRGGLLSSERTDLPSIALDQDIMYRVLASEISLQRGLVEPAYRTYLDLAQDTRDPRFAQRATEIAFLTRSPAQALTASRLWVELSPTSMPARQVQQLLLVATGKWSEVEPMLQAQLNKVSPGQRADAILQLQQQMSKSTDPVGAVAALQRIASHDMQRPETHLALARAKVVAKDVPGGLSELDTALKLRPSYEDAAILAAELRADDDPDAAIAGLRTFLKAAPASIDGHLALARMYLVRDQQDKARGEFEALKKIAPNDARITLALGLLTLQQRQYDAAERYLKEYLAATAKSTTLSPEPGYQGLAQLAEERHDYAGALAWVDKITGSANGDADGQTALAAGIKRGQLLGKLRRIDEAQQAFDELVADSEDIPDGPRRQALMDGIRQAEIGMLMDAKAFGRARARVNELLKNDPDNVEYTYQLAMLEEHDGHYDNMETLLRKVIDLRPGQAIGYNALGYSLADRNVRLQEAQELLEKAVSLAPGDPYIADSLGWVKYRRGDLPAATDILRKAWSSAPQAEIGAHLGEVLWQSGKQDDARKIWTEASKLDINDNTLRDTLRRFGQPIPDVPVSAN; from the coding sequence ATGCCCCACGCTTTCTCCCGTTCGCCAGCGATGCAACGCCCGCGGCGATTTCCGCGCAGCCGAGCGATCCTGCTCGCCTCGCTGATTGCGGGAGGACTGGCAAGCCTGCCGGCATGGGCGGCACACCCAACTACCGCAGCCCCGCTGATCGCCCAGGCAGCACAGGAAGGCGGCACCGGCAACCGCCCCACCATCACGCTCGAGCGCTCGCGCCCCCGTGGTGGCCTGCTGAGTTCGGAGCGCACCGATCTGCCGTCGATCGCACTCGACCAAGACATCATGTACCGCGTGCTGGCGTCGGAAATCTCGCTGCAGCGTGGGCTGGTCGAGCCGGCATACCGCACCTACCTGGATCTGGCGCAAGACACGCGCGACCCGCGCTTCGCCCAGCGCGCGACTGAAATCGCCTTCCTGACCCGCTCGCCCGCGCAGGCGCTGACCGCCTCGCGGCTGTGGGTCGAGCTGTCGCCGACCTCCATGCCGGCGCGCCAGGTGCAGCAGCTCCTGCTGGTCGCCACGGGCAAGTGGTCGGAAGTCGAGCCGATGCTGCAGGCGCAACTGAACAAGGTGTCGCCCGGCCAACGCGCCGACGCCATCCTGCAGCTGCAGCAGCAGATGTCCAAGAGCACCGACCCCGTCGGCGCCGTGGCCGCGCTGCAGCGCATCGCCTCGCACGACATGCAGCGCCCTGAGACGCACCTGGCCCTGGCACGCGCCAAGGTCGTCGCCAAGGATGTACCGGGTGGGCTGTCGGAACTGGACACCGCCCTCAAGCTGCGTCCCAGCTATGAAGACGCCGCCATCCTGGCCGCCGAGCTGCGCGCCGATGATGACCCCGATGCCGCCATCGCCGGCCTGCGCACCTTCCTGAAGGCCGCGCCCGCCTCCATCGACGGCCATCTGGCGCTCGCCCGCATGTACCTCGTGCGCGATCAGCAAGACAAGGCCCGCGGCGAATTCGAGGCACTCAAGAAGATCGCCCCCAACGATGCGCGCATCACGCTGGCACTGGGCCTGCTGACACTGCAGCAGCGCCAGTACGACGCCGCCGAGCGCTACCTGAAGGAATACCTCGCGGCAACGGCTAAATCGACCACGCTGAGCCCCGAACCTGGCTATCAGGGCCTCGCCCAGCTCGCCGAGGAAAGGCACGACTACGCCGGCGCACTGGCCTGGGTCGACAAGATCACCGGCTCGGCCAACGGCGACGCTGACGGCCAGACCGCACTCGCAGCCGGCATCAAGCGCGGCCAATTGCTTGGCAAGCTGCGCCGCATCGACGAAGCGCAACAGGCCTTCGACGAACTCGTTGCCGACTCGGAAGACATTCCCGACGGCCCGCGCCGCCAAGCCCTGATGGACGGCATCCGCCAGGCCGAGATCGGCATGCTGATGGACGCCAAGGCCTTTGGCCGCGCCCGTGCCCGCGTCAACGAGCTGCTGAAAAACGACCCGGACAACGTTGAGTACACATACCAACTGGCCATGCTCGAAGAGCACGACGGCCACTACGACAACATGGAAACGCTGCTGCGCAAGGTGATCGACCTGCGCCCCGGCCAGGCCATCGGCTACAACGCACTCGGCTACTCGCTGGCCGATCGCAACGTGCGCCTGCAGGAAGCGCAGGAGTTGCTGGAGAAGGCCGTTTCCCTGGCGCCGGGCGACCCCTACATTGCTGACAGCCTGGGCTGGGTCAAATACCGCCGCGGCGATCTGCCGGCCGCCACCGACATCCTGCGCAAGGCATGGAGCTCCGCGCCGCAAGCCGAGATTGGCGCCCACCTGGGTGAAGTGCTGTGGCAATCGGGCAAGCAGGACGATGCCCGCAAAATCTGGACGGAAGCGTCCAAGCTCGACATCAACGACAACACCCTGCGCGACACGCTGCGCCGCTTCGGCCAGCCGATTCCCGACGTTCCCGTGAGCGCGAACTGA
- the mutM gene encoding bifunctional DNA-formamidopyrimidine glycosylase/DNA-(apurinic or apyrimidinic site) lyase, giving the protein MPELPEVEVTRLGLLPHITGRRIVRAVVRHHGLRWPVDPALPALLAGLTVTRLLRRGKYLLIECMPDAGHADTAGGWLLIHLGMTGTLRVLESPVSPGPHDHVDLELVDATGVPITLRYRDPRRFGAVLWHPGDEAGLAEHPLLRNLGIEPFDARFDGDWMYTRTRGRSVAIKSALLAGNIVVGVGNIYCSESLFRAGIRPTTAAGRISRPRYAALADAVRATLADAIARGGSTLRDFVGSDGQSGYFQLDAFVYDRAGLPCRVCGTPIRQIVQGQRSTFYCPTCQR; this is encoded by the coding sequence ATGCCTGAGTTGCCAGAGGTGGAAGTCACCCGCCTGGGTTTGCTACCGCATATTACGGGGCGACGTATCGTGCGCGCGGTGGTGCGCCATCACGGGCTTCGCTGGCCGGTCGATCCTGCCTTGCCAGCGTTGCTCGCCGGTTTGACCGTCACGCGCCTGTTGCGCCGTGGCAAGTATCTGCTGATCGAATGCATGCCCGACGCGGGCCACGCCGATACCGCTGGCGGCTGGCTGCTGATCCACCTCGGCATGACCGGTACCCTGCGTGTGCTGGAGAGCCCGGTTTCACCCGGCCCGCACGATCACGTGGACCTTGAACTGGTCGACGCAACCGGCGTGCCGATCACGCTGCGCTATCGTGATCCGCGCCGTTTTGGTGCCGTGCTCTGGCACCCCGGTGATGAAGCCGGGTTGGCCGAGCACCCGTTGCTGCGCAACCTTGGCATCGAGCCCTTCGATGCGCGTTTCGACGGCGATTGGATGTACACCCGCACGCGCGGGCGCAGCGTCGCCATCAAATCGGCGCTGCTGGCGGGCAACATCGTGGTTGGCGTGGGCAACATCTACTGCTCGGAAAGCTTGTTCAGGGCCGGCATCCGGCCTACCACGGCAGCCGGCCGCATCAGCCGGCCGCGCTACGCCGCGCTGGCCGACGCCGTTCGTGCCACGCTGGCTGACGCCATCGCCCGGGGTGGCAGCACGCTGCGCGATTTTGTTGGTTCCGACGGCCAGAGCGGGTATTTCCAGCTCGATGCGTTTGTGTACGACCGGGCCGGTCTGCCATGCCGTGTGTGCGGCACACCGATCCGCCAGATCGTCCAGGGCCAGCGCTCCACGTTCTATTGCCCGACCTGCCAGCGCTGA
- a CDS encoding dynamin-like GTPase family protein — protein MNNTLSTQFEQYGTWRASVLQSVGEFQDWLQAQELYDAQADMRAQRIRGVLRSDKLKVAFIAEFSRGKSELINAIFFADFGRRILPSSAGRTTMCPTELMYDESYPPSIRLLPIETRLHDASTADFRDAGSHWLSVPLDPSSPEGMLEAFRHVVETVRVPKEEAEQLGLYNDADPDAAFSVDAAGTVEVSKWRHAIINFPHPMLKQGLVILDTPGLNAIGTEPELTLRLIPDAHVVVFVLAADAGVTKSDLELWRSHVGGGQRKGCIAVLNKVDGLWDPLKTEQEIENEVSRQIMTTAQVLDIDVERVYPVSAQKGLLAKVSQDHELLAKSRLPELESVLSDQLIPQRREIVTEQVQLAVKDMAAGAQQLLQMRRRDIVEQLFELRGLRGKNHTMVKHMLMRVQGEKEEFEQSIAKFQALRTVFGRHSAEIIKSVQLKQIRSTMREAREKMKERVFSRGLRDDMDKLFGHLTGLVRDAASRIDQLHQMVDGMYKKFNAEHGFTLSPPLRFLGTRYDADLKETLMLAHNHFGAFSFLTRPKPQLVHGAFSTVASRVLDTFQDMNRDIEIWLKSVMTPLEAQVRDHQKQLRKRVDSIERIHEATDTLEARIAELEALLNTLDERSGTIAQYTDRILAAGTLLERHSLHSVAA, from the coding sequence ATGAATAACACACTGAGCACACAGTTCGAGCAGTACGGTACCTGGCGCGCTTCGGTACTGCAGTCGGTGGGAGAATTCCAGGACTGGCTGCAAGCCCAGGAGCTGTACGACGCCCAGGCCGATATGCGCGCCCAGCGCATTCGCGGCGTCCTGCGCAGCGACAAGCTCAAGGTCGCTTTCATTGCCGAGTTCTCTCGCGGCAAGAGCGAGCTGATCAACGCCATCTTTTTTGCAGACTTTGGCCGCCGCATTCTGCCGTCGTCGGCGGGCCGGACCACGATGTGTCCGACCGAGCTGATGTACGACGAAAGCTACCCGCCGTCGATCCGTCTGCTGCCGATCGAGACGCGCCTGCATGACGCCTCGACCGCTGACTTCCGTGACGCCGGCAGCCACTGGCTGTCGGTGCCGCTCGATCCGTCGTCGCCCGAGGGCATGCTCGAAGCGTTCCGCCATGTGGTGGAAACCGTGCGTGTGCCCAAGGAAGAGGCGGAACAACTGGGCTTGTACAACGACGCCGATCCGGACGCCGCCTTCTCGGTGGATGCCGCCGGTACGGTGGAAGTGTCGAAGTGGCGCCACGCGATCATCAATTTCCCGCACCCGATGCTCAAGCAGGGTCTGGTGATCCTGGATACGCCGGGCCTGAACGCCATCGGTACCGAGCCAGAACTGACGCTGCGCCTGATTCCGGATGCGCACGTCGTTGTGTTTGTGCTGGCGGCCGATGCCGGCGTGACCAAGAGCGACCTGGAGCTGTGGCGCTCGCACGTGGGCGGTGGCCAGCGCAAGGGCTGCATCGCCGTGCTCAACAAGGTCGATGGCCTGTGGGACCCGCTCAAGACCGAGCAGGAAATCGAGAACGAAGTCAGCCGCCAGATCATGACCACGGCGCAGGTGCTCGATATCGATGTCGAGCGCGTGTATCCGGTGTCCGCGCAGAAGGGCTTGCTGGCCAAGGTCAGTCAAGATCATGAGCTGCTGGCCAAGAGCCGTCTGCCGGAACTGGAGTCGGTGCTGTCGGATCAACTGATCCCGCAGCGTCGCGAGATCGTCACGGAACAAGTGCAACTGGCGGTGAAGGACATGGCCGCCGGTGCGCAGCAACTCCTGCAGATGCGCCGTCGCGATATCGTCGAGCAGTTGTTCGAGCTGCGCGGCCTGCGCGGCAAGAACCACACGATGGTCAAGCACATGCTGATGCGCGTGCAGGGCGAGAAGGAAGAGTTCGAGCAGAGCATCGCCAAGTTCCAGGCGCTGCGCACGGTGTTCGGCCGCCACAGCGCGGAGATCATCAAGAGCGTGCAGCTCAAGCAGATCCGCTCGACCATGCGTGAAGCGCGCGAGAAGATGAAAGAGCGCGTGTTCTCGCGCGGCCTGCGTGATGACATGGACAAGCTGTTCGGCCACCTGACCGGCCTGGTGCGCGATGCGGCTAGCCGCATCGACCAACTGCACCAGATGGTCGACGGCATGTACAAGAAGTTCAACGCGGAGCACGGTTTCACGCTGTCGCCGCCGCTGCGCTTCCTGGGCACGCGCTACGACGCCGACTTGAAAGAGACGCTGATGCTCGCGCACAACCACTTTGGCGCGTTCAGCTTCCTGACCCGTCCGAAGCCGCAACTCGTGCACGGCGCGTTCTCGACGGTGGCCAGCCGCGTGCTGGATACCTTCCAGGACATGAACCGCGACATCGAGATCTGGCTGAAGTCGGTCATGACGCCGCTCGAAGCACAGGTGCGCGATCACCAGAAGCAGTTGCGCAAGCGCGTCGATTCGATCGAGCGCATCCACGAGGCCACTGACACGCTGGAGGCGCGTATCGCCGAGCTTGAGGCGCTGCTTAATACGCTCGACGAGCGCAGTGGCACGATCGCCCAGTACACCGATCGCATCCTTGCGGCGGGGACGCTTCTGGAACGGCACTCGCTCCACTCTGTCGCGGCTTGA
- the mutY gene encoding A/G-specific adenine glycosylase, with protein sequence MTATPRRTRRPAQPAPALPSLPDDFAVRVIAWQQRHGRHHLPWQNTGDAYRTWLSEIMLQQTQVTAVLGYYARFIERFPTVQALAAAPADDVMAAWAGLGYYTRARNLHRCAQIVVAEHGGLFPRDPEVLASLPGIGRSTAAAIAAFSYGVRAAILDGNVKRVFARVFGIDGFPGDKRVEDTMWRIAEAVLPSAEGIQPYTQGLMDLGATVCTRGKPACLTGERACPLESLCEARSTDRVMALPVPRPRKAIPERAATMVIALHGERVLLQRRPQRGIWGGLWSLPLVGEMDDALDAHPLDVDVVRDAAQVYGTVSAVETAGALTHTFTHFRLHMHLLRVDIAQPVALDDDWRWVPLAQLNSVGLPAPVKLALETLVQPSLI encoded by the coding sequence ATGACCGCCACCCCACGCCGCACCCGCCGACCCGCGCAACCTGCTCCCGCCTTGCCCTCGCTCCCTGACGATTTTGCCGTACGCGTGATCGCCTGGCAGCAGCGTCATGGCCGCCATCATCTGCCGTGGCAGAACACCGGCGACGCATATCGGACGTGGCTATCGGAGATCATGCTGCAGCAGACGCAGGTGACTGCCGTGCTGGGCTACTACGCGCGCTTCATCGAACGTTTCCCGACGGTGCAGGCACTGGCTGCCGCACCGGCTGATGACGTGATGGCTGCATGGGCGGGCCTCGGCTACTACACGCGCGCTCGCAACCTGCATCGTTGCGCACAGATTGTGGTGGCCGAGCATGGCGGCCTCTTCCCGCGCGATCCCGAAGTATTGGCATCGCTGCCGGGCATTGGGCGCTCGACCGCCGCGGCCATCGCCGCGTTTTCGTATGGCGTGCGCGCGGCCATTCTCGATGGCAACGTCAAGCGCGTCTTCGCACGGGTGTTCGGCATCGACGGTTTTCCTGGCGACAAGCGTGTCGAAGACACCATGTGGCGCATCGCCGAAGCCGTGCTGCCATCGGCCGAAGGCATTCAGCCGTACACGCAGGGTTTGATGGATCTGGGCGCAACCGTCTGCACGCGCGGCAAGCCCGCGTGCCTGACCGGCGAGCGCGCGTGTCCGCTTGAATCGTTGTGCGAGGCGCGCAGCACCGACCGCGTGATGGCGCTGCCTGTGCCGCGTCCGCGCAAGGCGATTCCAGAGCGTGCTGCCACCATGGTGATCGCCCTGCACGGTGAGCGTGTGCTGCTACAGCGACGCCCGCAGCGCGGCATCTGGGGCGGGCTGTGGTCGTTGCCGCTGGTGGGGGAGATGGACGATGCGCTCGACGCGCATCCGTTGGACGTAGATGTCGTGCGCGACGCTGCGCAGGTCTACGGTACGGTCTCGGCCGTGGAAACCGCCGGTGCGCTCACGCACACCTTCACCCATTTTCGCTTGCACATGCACCTGCTGCGTGTGGACATTGCCCAGCCCGTAGCGCTCGACGATGACTGGCGCTGGGTGCCGCTTGCGCAATTGAACTCGGTGGGATTGCCTGCGCCCGTGAAGCTGGCGCTGGAGACGTTGGTGCAGCCGAGCCTGATCTAA
- a CDS encoding LON peptidase substrate-binding domain-containing protein codes for MQEDIALSPFSPLPPLPTELSLFPLHTVLFPGGLLPLRIFEARYMDMVRTCLRDQTPFGVCLIERGNEVATADASTVPVDVGCIAHIVECDMEQLGLLMIKVRGTQRFKVLSFETTSNGLMRGTVEPIGADVQDCKGELFDDCVNALRRIVTTLSTREDGHVLMAEPYEWNSPSWVANRLCELLPVPLKAKQKLMELMDAGMRIEIVHRYMKQHHIL; via the coding sequence ATGCAAGAAGACATCGCTCTCTCGCCGTTCTCACCGCTGCCGCCGCTGCCCACCGAGCTGTCGCTGTTTCCGCTACACACGGTGCTGTTTCCCGGCGGTCTTCTCCCGCTGCGTATTTTCGAAGCCCGCTACATGGATATGGTCCGCACCTGCCTGCGCGACCAGACCCCTTTCGGCGTCTGCCTGATCGAGCGCGGCAATGAAGTCGCCACGGCAGATGCGTCGACCGTGCCAGTGGACGTCGGCTGCATTGCCCACATCGTGGAATGCGATATGGAGCAACTGGGCCTGTTGATGATCAAGGTGCGCGGCACACAGCGCTTCAAGGTGCTGTCATTCGAGACTACGTCCAACGGTCTGATGCGCGGCACGGTAGAGCCCATCGGTGCCGACGTGCAGGACTGCAAGGGCGAGCTTTTCGATGATTGCGTGAACGCCCTGCGCCGCATCGTCACGACCTTGAGCACGCGCGAAGACGGCCACGTGCTGATGGCCGAGCCGTACGAGTGGAACAGCCCAAGCTGGGTCGCCAACCGGCTGTGTGAATTGCTGCCGGTGCCGCTCAAGGCCAAGCAGAAGCTGATGGAACTGATGGACGCCGGCATGCGCATCGAGATCGTCCATCGCTACATGAAGCAGCATCACATTCTCTGA
- the rapZ gene encoding RNase adapter RapZ has protein sequence MRIILITGMSGSGKSVALNVLEDAGYYCVDNLPAQFIPELARYLADQGYTHLGVATDIRSRESLRKVPETITTLRKEHDVRMLFLTASTNALVQRYSETRRRHPLSIRNGRPASAHANAEPPQAPKDADTSLIEAIEMERELLSPLADPAHRIDTSTLRTNALRAYIKEFISDEPHDITLMFESFGFKHGVPTDADLVFDVRSLPNPYYDTQLRPLTGRDQPVIDFLQSQPMVLAMAEDIRAYVEKWLPSFIADNRSYLTVAIGCTGGQHRSVYIAERLATYFRAHGNVLVRHRELAVEG, from the coding sequence ATGCGGATCATTCTCATCACCGGTATGTCGGGTTCAGGGAAATCGGTCGCCCTGAACGTGCTCGAAGACGCAGGCTACTACTGCGTCGACAACCTGCCTGCGCAGTTCATTCCCGAACTGGCGCGCTATCTGGCGGACCAGGGCTATACGCACCTGGGCGTGGCCACCGACATCCGCAGCCGCGAATCGCTGCGCAAGGTGCCCGAGACCATCACGACGCTGCGCAAGGAACACGACGTGCGCATGCTGTTCCTGACCGCCAGCACGAACGCATTGGTGCAGCGGTACTCAGAAACGCGCCGTCGCCACCCGCTGTCCATCCGCAACGGCCGCCCCGCATCTGCGCATGCGAACGCTGAGCCGCCGCAAGCGCCGAAAGATGCCGACACGTCGCTCATCGAAGCCATCGAGATGGAGCGCGAGTTGCTCAGCCCGCTGGCCGACCCTGCACATCGCATCGACACCAGCACGCTGCGCACCAACGCCCTGCGCGCGTACATCAAGGAATTCATCAGCGACGAACCGCACGACATCACGCTGATGTTCGAATCGTTCGGTTTCAAGCACGGCGTGCCGACAGATGCCGACCTCGTCTTCGACGTGCGCTCGCTGCCGAACCCGTACTACGACACACAGTTGCGCCCGCTGACCGGCCGCGACCAGCCCGTCATCGATTTCCTGCAAAGCCAGCCAATGGTGCTGGCGATGGCCGAAGACATCCGCGCGTACGTCGAAAAGTGGCTGCCGAGTTTCATTGCCGACAACCGCAGCTACCTGACGGTGGCGATCGGCTGCACGGGCGGCCAGCACCGCTCGGTGTATATCGCCGAGCGGCTCGCCACGTACTTCCGCGCGCATGGTAATGTGTTGGTCCGCCACCGCGAATTGGCCGTAGAGGGCTGA
- a CDS encoding PsiF family protein: protein MKQLIAACALALPFLAGQAFAQGSAPAAAAPAAPAAAAPAAKNSQQEKMAACSKANKGKKGADYKKAQSDCLSGKTDAAPAAAPMTQQEKMAACSKANKGKKGDEYKNAQKECLSKS from the coding sequence ATGAAACAACTGATTGCCGCTTGCGCCCTGGCGCTCCCGTTCCTGGCCGGCCAAGCGTTTGCCCAAGGTAGCGCGCCGGCGGCTGCCGCCCCGGCCGCACCCGCAGCCGCCGCCCCGGCAGCCAAGAATTCGCAGCAAGAGAAGATGGCTGCCTGCTCGAAGGCCAACAAGGGCAAGAAGGGCGCTGACTACAAGAAGGCCCAGAGCGATTGCCTGTCCGGCAAGACCGACGCTGCCCCGGCCGCCGCACCGATGACCCAGCAGGAAAAGATGGCTGCCTGCTCGAAGGCCAACAAGGGCAAGAAGGGCGACGAGTACAAGAACGCCCAGAAAGAGTGCCTCTCGAAGAGCTGA
- the hprK gene encoding HPr(Ser) kinase/phosphatase has protein sequence MELTGVTAQSIFDDNAADLKLSWVAGLEGADRAFDVDFAKEATSAADLVGHLNLIHPNRIQVLGKPEITYYQRLSEENRKRQMGELILLEPPFLVVADGVDPPPDLELRCTRSSTPLFTSPISSAAVIDHLRLYLSRISAPRVTMHGVFLDILGMGVLIMGDSGLGKSELGLELISRGHGLVADDAVDFVRLGPDFIEGRCPPLLQNLLEVRGLGLLDIKTIFGETAVRRKMKIKLIVQLVRRNDGEFERLPLDSQYLDVLGLPIHMVKIQVAAGRNLAVLVEAAVRNTILRLRGIDTLRDFMDRQRAAMQAEAASHSPQGRLL, from the coding sequence ATGGAACTGACTGGCGTCACCGCCCAATCGATCTTCGACGACAACGCAGCTGACCTGAAGCTGTCGTGGGTCGCCGGCCTGGAAGGCGCAGACCGCGCGTTCGATGTGGATTTCGCCAAGGAGGCCACGTCAGCGGCAGACCTGGTCGGGCACTTGAACCTCATCCACCCGAACCGCATCCAGGTGCTCGGTAAGCCCGAGATCACCTACTACCAGCGCCTGTCGGAAGAAAACCGCAAGCGCCAGATGGGTGAGCTGATCCTGCTGGAACCGCCCTTCCTGGTGGTGGCTGACGGCGTAGATCCGCCGCCCGATCTGGAACTGCGTTGCACGCGCTCGTCCACACCGCTGTTCACGTCGCCGATTTCATCAGCGGCCGTCATCGACCACCTGCGCCTGTACCTGTCGCGCATCTCGGCGCCGCGCGTGACGATGCACGGGGTGTTTCTCGACATTCTCGGCATGGGCGTGCTGATCATGGGCGACTCGGGCCTTGGCAAGAGCGAACTCGGCCTGGAGCTGATTTCGCGTGGTCACGGCCTCGTGGCCGACGACGCGGTCGACTTCGTGCGCCTGGGGCCGGATTTCATCGAGGGCCGCTGCCCGCCGCTGCTGCAAAACCTGCTGGAAGTGCGCGGCCTGGGCCTGCTCGACATCAAGACGATCTTCGGTGAGACGGCCGTGCGCCGGAAGATGAAGATCAAGCTGATCGTGCAGCTCGTGCGACGCAACGACGGCGAGTTCGAACGTCTGCCGCTGGATTCGCAATACCTCGATGTGCTCGGCCTGCCGATCCACATGGTAAAGATTCAGGTGGCGGCCGGCCGCAACTTGGCCGTGCTGGTCGAGGCCGCCGTGCGCAACACCATCCTGCGCCTGCGCGGCATCGACACGCTGCGCGACTTCATGGACCGCCAGCGCGCCGCCATGCAGGCTGAAGCGGCATCGCATTCGCCCCAGGGCCGGTTGCTTTAA
- the ptsN gene encoding PTS IIA-like nitrogen regulatory protein PtsN, producing the protein MNRLAKLLPPGNIALDVSVTSKKRVFEQAGLLFENNHGVARAVVTDNLFARESLGSTGLGAGVAIPHGRIKGLKQPLAAFMRLAEPVPFESPDGKPVSLLIFLLVPEQATQQHLEILSEIAQLLSDRDMREGLATLPSPEAIHQLLTDWRP; encoded by the coding sequence ATGAATCGCTTGGCCAAACTGCTGCCGCCCGGGAACATTGCCCTCGACGTCAGCGTAACCAGCAAAAAGCGGGTCTTTGAACAGGCCGGTCTGCTGTTCGAGAACAATCACGGCGTCGCCCGCGCGGTCGTCACTGACAACCTGTTCGCGCGCGAATCGCTCGGCTCCACTGGCCTGGGTGCCGGCGTGGCCATCCCGCACGGCCGTATCAAGGGGCTAAAGCAGCCTCTGGCAGCGTTCATGCGCCTGGCCGAGCCGGTGCCGTTCGAGTCGCCCGACGGCAAGCCGGTCTCGCTGTTGATCTTCCTGCTGGTGCCAGAACAGGCCACCCAGCAGCATCTGGAGATCCTCTCTGAAATTGCCCAACTGCTGTCCGACCGCGACATGCGCGAAGGCCTCGCCACCCTGCCGTCGCCCGAGGCGATTCACCAGCTACTGACCGACTGGCGGCCCTGA
- the hpf gene encoding ribosome hibernation-promoting factor, HPF/YfiA family, translated as MNFKLSGHHLDITPPLREYVETKLERVIRHFDQVIGVSVLLSVDNHKEKNRRQYAEINLHLKGKDVFVESHHEDLYAAIDLLVDKLDRQVIKYKDRVQGHDRDSVKHQALQAVQMQQ; from the coding sequence ATGAACTTCAAACTCAGTGGACACCACCTGGACATCACGCCGCCGTTGCGTGAATACGTGGAAACGAAACTGGAGCGTGTGATCAGGCACTTCGATCAGGTGATTGGCGTCAGCGTGTTGCTATCGGTCGATAACCACAAGGAGAAGAACCGTCGCCAGTACGCGGAAATCAACCTGCACCTCAAGGGTAAAGACGTCTTCGTCGAGTCACACCATGAAGATCTTTATGCGGCCATCGACCTCTTGGTCGACAAGCTGGATAGGCAGGTCATCAAGTACAAGGATCGTGTGCAAGGACATGACCGCGACAGCGTAAAGCACCAGGCCCTCCAGGCCGTGCAGATGCAGCAATAG